From Chloroflexota bacterium, a single genomic window includes:
- a CDS encoding glycosyltransferase family 4 protein, which produces MDVALIAKAGHAHTGVGRYTGALTPALQRLGHRVALTHPIVPVPTALTRLGQRVAGVDAAAFFNNYPVRARPPRADVAHVSSQNLATVLLLRRPRAPTVVTVHDIIPYMVRNDPALCTYRTLADRVFDLLALTGLKRAHGLIADSEYTRQALGQHLGIDTGRVRVVHLGIDQERFRPRPVTQELRDRFQLRQDRRYLIYVGSEDPRKDLGSLIDALAQIRQTAPDVELLKIGQAHFADERERLLARARTAGVGAAVHFLNDVSDADLPALYSLASVCVMPSLYEGFGFPVLEAMACGTPVVAADASSLPELVGDAGLLAPPRAPARLAAAVGQMLDVDGWSRDWRAAGLHRASLFTWDRTARQTAEVYEDVRHGTRSKSPPAQVRAPSAV; this is translated from the coding sequence ATGGACGTTGCCCTGATCGCGAAGGCGGGCCATGCACACACCGGCGTCGGTCGCTACACCGGTGCGCTGACGCCGGCCCTGCAACGGCTCGGGCACCGCGTCGCACTGACCCACCCGATTGTGCCGGTGCCGACTGCCCTGACGCGGCTCGGGCAGCGGGTGGCCGGCGTGGACGCTGCCGCCTTCTTCAACAACTACCCCGTCCGGGCGCGGCCGCCGCGCGCGGACGTGGCGCATGTCAGCAGCCAGAACCTCGCCACGGTCTTGCTGCTCCGCCGGCCACGCGCGCCCACCGTCGTCACCGTCCACGACATCATCCCCTACATGGTCCGCAACGATCCGGCCCTCTGCACCTACCGCACCCTGGCGGATCGGGTGTTCGACCTGCTGGCGCTGACGGGTCTCAAGCGCGCCCACGGGTTGATCGCCGACTCGGAGTACACGCGGCAGGCGCTGGGGCAGCACCTCGGGATCGACACGGGGCGGGTGCGGGTCGTCCACCTGGGCATCGACCAGGAGCGATTCCGGCCGCGGCCGGTCACCCAGGAGCTGCGCGACCGCTTCCAGCTACGCCAGGACCGCCGCTACCTGATCTACGTCGGCTCGGAAGACCCGCGCAAGGATCTCGGCTCGCTGATCGACGCGCTGGCCCAGATCCGGCAGACCGCGCCAGACGTGGAGCTGCTGAAGATCGGGCAGGCCCACTTCGCCGACGAGCGCGAGCGGCTGCTGGCTCGCGCACGCACGGCGGGCGTCGGGGCGGCCGTCCACTTCCTCAACGACGTCTCGGACGCCGACCTGCCGGCCCTCTACTCGCTGGCCAGCGTCTGCGTGATGCCATCACTCTACGAGGGCTTCGGCTTTCCGGTGCTGGAGGCGATGGCCTGCGGAACGCCGGTGGTGGCCGCCGATGCCAGCTCGCTGCCGGAGCTGGTGGGCGACGCCGGGCTGCTGGCCCCGCCCCGCGCGCCGGCCCGGCTGGCCGCGGCCGTCGGCCAGATGCTCGACGTGGACGGCTGGTCACGCGACTGGCGGGCGGCCGGCCTGCATCGAGCGAGCCTCTTCACCTGGGACCGCACCGCCCGCCAGACGGCCGAGGTCTACGAGGATGTCCGCCACGGCACGAGATCGAAATCGCCGCCCGCGCAGGTCCGCGCACCCAGCGCCGTCTGA
- a CDS encoding SMC family ATPase, which produces MIPVKLGLRNFMSYTDVHEPLVFEGIHLACLSGENGAGKSTLLDAVTWALWGYSRAGAGSAQQLVHAGRTEMEVEYEFRLAGETYRVLRKWTAPRTGRGSGTTLLDLSILDGDHFRSISGSTIRETDAKIVGLLRMSYTTFTNSAFILQGQADAFTTRTPTQRKEVLGEILELAEYDRLQERAREEVRTRDARHRELTDRLREADAELRERPTYEAERQRLEAEIVEVERRLAEDEAALRAVQESVTRLTARERELDEATNRARQSVTEVERQKKAIADHERAIAGQQRLLENAREIEQGVADLQRTRQADEALSQKLRDLTPLNDERGRLESAIAQARTRLEGELRNVEQHLGRHEREAGKVREYEQAVQKAHQDQGELARIQARQAEVERELATAREEAAELRGANLGLRKEMDVLRSRIDTIQSEPICPICHSQLDPARRERLTAEYTDEGVAQREQYRQNQARAKALDGVIEQKTADQQRLAAEQGQLAGVERRLATAEHALEAAQKSAREVEQARAEVTKLQDQLSCEAYAQDDAAQLREVAARIDALGYDPATHRRIRGELTPLLQYEQLARELDGARREVSLRNEALDAARAALATWDARLAEDKARVLALREEVKDLPALRERQAESEQAVQRLRREHTAASRQLGEAQQRLSYLDRLQETRAERLRELEDVLREKGLYTDLATAFGRNGIQAMLVETAIPEIQDEANRLLAAMTSGRMHVELKTQRERASGDGQIETLDVVIHDNLGSRPYEMYSGGEAFRVNFALRIALSRLLAQRAGARLETLVIDEGFGSQDQEGRDRLVEAIKSIEPEFAMILVITHLDDLKERFPVRIDVQKRPDGSVFQTEWVA; this is translated from the coding sequence ATGATCCCCGTCAAGCTCGGCCTCCGCAACTTCATGTCGTACACCGACGTCCACGAGCCGCTCGTGTTCGAGGGCATCCATCTCGCCTGCCTCTCGGGCGAGAACGGCGCCGGTAAGTCCACGCTCCTTGACGCGGTCACCTGGGCGCTCTGGGGCTACTCGCGGGCCGGGGCTGGCTCGGCTCAGCAACTCGTGCACGCCGGCCGCACCGAGATGGAAGTCGAATACGAGTTCCGCCTGGCCGGCGAGACCTACCGCGTGCTGCGAAAATGGACCGCCCCCAGGACCGGACGCGGCAGCGGCACGACCTTGCTCGATCTCTCGATCCTCGACGGCGACCATTTCCGCTCGATCAGCGGGAGCACCATCCGCGAGACCGATGCCAAAATCGTCGGGCTGCTGCGGATGAGCTACACGACCTTCACCAACTCGGCGTTCATCCTCCAGGGGCAGGCCGACGCCTTCACGACCCGCACGCCCACCCAGCGCAAGGAGGTGCTGGGCGAGATCCTGGAGCTGGCCGAGTACGACCGCTTGCAGGAGCGCGCCCGCGAGGAGGTCCGTACCCGCGACGCTCGCCACCGCGAGCTGACCGACCGGCTCCGTGAGGCCGACGCCGAGCTGCGCGAGCGCCCGACCTATGAGGCCGAGCGTCAGCGCCTCGAAGCCGAGATCGTGGAGGTCGAGCGGCGGCTGGCCGAGGACGAGGCGGCGCTGCGGGCCGTACAGGAGTCCGTCACCCGGCTGACCGCCCGCGAGCGCGAGCTGGACGAGGCGACGAACCGCGCGCGGCAGTCTGTGACGGAGGTCGAGCGGCAGAAGAAGGCCATTGCCGATCACGAGCGGGCCATCGCCGGGCAGCAGCGGCTGCTCGAGAACGCCCGGGAGATCGAGCAGGGCGTCGCCGATCTCCAGCGCACACGGCAGGCCGACGAGGCCTTGAGCCAGAAGCTGCGCGACCTGACGCCGCTCAACGACGAGCGTGGCCGCCTGGAGAGCGCCATCGCGCAGGCGCGGACGCGCCTGGAGGGGGAGCTGCGGAACGTCGAGCAGCACCTGGGTCGCCACGAGCGCGAGGCGGGGAAGGTCCGCGAGTACGAGCAGGCGGTCCAGAAAGCCCACCAGGACCAGGGCGAGCTGGCGCGCATCCAGGCCCGGCAGGCCGAGGTCGAGCGGGAGCTGGCGACGGCCCGCGAGGAGGCCGCCGAGCTGCGCGGTGCGAACCTCGGCTTGCGGAAGGAGATGGATGTCCTCCGCTCGCGGATCGACACGATCCAGTCTGAGCCGATCTGCCCGATCTGCCACAGCCAGCTCGACCCTGCCCGCCGCGAGCGGCTGACCGCCGAGTACACCGATGAGGGCGTCGCGCAGCGGGAGCAGTACCGCCAGAACCAGGCGCGAGCCAAAGCGCTCGATGGCGTCATCGAGCAGAAGACCGCCGATCAGCAGCGGCTGGCGGCCGAGCAGGGGCAGCTGGCCGGGGTCGAGCGCCGGCTGGCAACCGCCGAGCACGCCCTGGAGGCCGCCCAGAAGTCGGCGCGGGAGGTCGAGCAGGCGCGGGCGGAGGTCACGAAGCTGCAGGATCAGCTTTCGTGTGAGGCGTACGCCCAGGACGACGCGGCCCAACTGCGCGAGGTGGCGGCCCGCATCGATGCTCTCGGCTACGACCCGGCGACCCACCGCCGTATCCGCGGCGAGCTGACGCCGCTCTTGCAGTACGAGCAGCTAGCCCGTGAGCTGGACGGCGCCCGCCGTGAGGTCTCGCTGCGCAACGAGGCCCTGGACGCGGCCCGGGCGGCGCTGGCAACCTGGGACGCCCGGCTTGCGGAGGACAAGGCCCGCGTGCTGGCCCTCCGCGAGGAGGTCAAGGATCTGCCCGCCCTACGCGAGCGGCAGGCCGAGAGCGAGCAGGCCGTCCAACGGCTGCGGCGCGAGCACACGGCCGCCAGCCGGCAGCTTGGCGAGGCCCAGCAGCGGCTCAGCTACCTCGACCGCCTGCAGGAGACCCGTGCCGAGCGGCTCCGTGAGCTGGAAGATGTCCTCCGCGAGAAAGGCCTCTACACCGACCTGGCGACGGCCTTCGGGCGGAACGGCATTCAGGCGATGCTCGTCGAGACGGCCATTCCCGAGATCCAGGACGAGGCCAACCGGCTGCTGGCGGCGATGACCTCCGGGCGCATGCACGTCGAGCTGAAGACCCAGCGCGAGCGCGCCAGCGGCGACGGCCAGATCGAGACGCTCGACGTGGTCATCCACGACAACCTCGGCAGCCGGCCCTACGAGATGTACTCCGGCGGCGAGGCGTTCCGTGTCAACTTCGCCCTGCGCATCGCGCTGTCACGGCTGCTGGCCCAGCGGGCCGGTGCGCGCCTGGAGACGCTCGTGATCGACGAGGGGTTCGGGAGCCAGGATCAGGAGGGGCGCGACCGGCTGGTCGAGGCGATCAAGAGTATCGAGCCAGAGTTCGCCATGATCCTCGTCATCACCCACCTGGACGACCTGAAAGAGCGGTTCCCGGTGCGGATCGACGTGCAGAAGCGGCCCGACGGCTCGGTGTTCCAGACCGAATGGGTTGCCTGA
- a CDS encoding LysM peptidoglycan-binding domain-containing M23 family metallopeptidase codes for MILGVAACLTLSNGAVHAQDVDSIVMTDAAAVPAGEDAPAEEPAAETTPAAAPAPETAAVPPAPTVPKTYTVQASDTMFSIAKRHGVSVDALLWANNLTDPNVIKQGQQLVIPPSTGKLHVAKDGDTLDSLAQTYSVSKTGIAAVNGLAEDATLKAGQRLLIPVKSGNGDPAFTPAPVAAASAEEPVPIPQIPTNAGTGSPTPPLISSIAPVIQVPGVMTAMGTPTVTVTNRKVPKLAWPVPNNPPKSGVSQGFRPGHTGIDIYTPEGTPIKAAAAGTVKMAAKNPDGFSGYGWIVIVDHGDGISTWYAHCGSFSVKDGDKVKAGDVLGAVGMTGRTTGPHLHFELRVSTSAVDPRLALP; via the coding sequence ATGATCCTTGGCGTTGCGGCGTGCTTGACGCTCAGCAACGGCGCGGTGCACGCCCAGGACGTTGACAGCATCGTCATGACGGATGCTGCCGCCGTCCCGGCTGGCGAGGACGCTCCGGCTGAGGAGCCGGCCGCTGAGACGACCCCTGCTGCCGCGCCGGCCCCCGAGACGGCCGCTGTCCCGCCTGCGCCGACCGTGCCAAAGACGTACACCGTCCAGGCCAGCGACACGATGTTCTCGATCGCCAAGCGGCACGGCGTCAGCGTCGATGCGCTGCTCTGGGCCAACAACCTGACGGACCCGAACGTCATCAAGCAGGGCCAGCAGCTGGTGATCCCACCGTCCACCGGCAAGCTGCACGTCGCGAAGGACGGCGACACGCTCGACTCGCTGGCGCAGACCTACAGCGTCTCGAAGACCGGCATCGCGGCGGTCAATGGGCTGGCTGAGGATGCGACCCTCAAGGCTGGGCAGCGGCTGCTGATCCCCGTCAAGAGCGGCAACGGCGATCCCGCGTTCACGCCGGCCCCCGTGGCCGCTGCGAGCGCCGAGGAGCCGGTGCCGATCCCGCAGATCCCAACAAATGCTGGCACGGGTTCTCCCACGCCGCCGCTGATCTCCAGCATCGCCCCGGTCATTCAGGTGCCGGGCGTGATGACGGCGATGGGCACGCCAACGGTGACGGTCACCAACCGCAAGGTGCCGAAGCTCGCCTGGCCGGTCCCGAACAACCCGCCTAAGAGCGGCGTCAGCCAGGGCTTCCGCCCCGGCCACACCGGCATCGACATCTACACGCCTGAAGGCACGCCGATCAAGGCGGCGGCTGCCGGGACGGTCAAGATGGCGGCGAAGAACCCGGACGGGTTCAGTGGCTACGGCTGGATCGTCATCGTGGATCACGGCGACGGTATCTCGACGTGGTACGCCCACTGCGGCTCGTTCTCCGTCAAGGACGGCGACAAGGTCAAGGCTGGCGACGTGCTCGGGGCGGTCGGGATGACCGGCCGCACGACGGGGCCGCACTTGCACTTCGAGCTGCGGGTGAGCACCAGCGCCGTCGATCCGCGCCTCGCGCTCCCGTAG
- a CDS encoding glycosyltransferase, whose protein sequence is MEVVRRARQLLDTVALPLSVALLGASGWRAWQQYRATPPAETLPTPVTVDSVAREGAPLVSVLVAAWNERDTIGALIDSFESLTYPAAELILCAGGRDGTYELASQRASDRIRVVYQEPGLGKQRALQRCYAEAHGSIIMLTDADCRLVDEAFLRLLAPILQGEAEVATGLSEPGEEERRAGLVHYQWLIDRWWHHQLPREGDGLHGRNCALTRAVLDRVGAFETHVPTGTDYHLSQSLRQAGYRIRVVHDSRVVSEYPAEAAGYLRMYERWHKNLLILGPRFGAWMDVRRVLTAFGLYGTMVALPFAAPLVGRIAPAASGVLLATALLQRLARASAGARLAGEPISSSLVLQAAQATVLDITAVFLAMYATLDPRRRGRW, encoded by the coding sequence ATGGAAGTAGTCAGACGCGCACGACAGCTCCTGGACACCGTGGCGCTGCCGCTCTCGGTGGCGCTCCTCGGGGCGTCGGGCTGGCGCGCATGGCAGCAGTACCGTGCGACGCCCCCGGCCGAGACGCTGCCAACCCCCGTGACCGTGGACAGCGTAGCCCGAGAAGGCGCGCCGCTCGTCAGCGTCCTGGTGGCCGCCTGGAACGAGCGCGACACCATCGGCGCGCTGATCGACAGCTTCGAGTCGCTGACGTACCCGGCCGCCGAGCTGATCCTCTGCGCGGGCGGCCGGGACGGCACCTACGAGCTTGCCAGCCAGCGGGCCTCAGACCGGATCCGCGTGGTGTACCAGGAACCGGGCCTGGGCAAGCAGCGCGCCTTGCAGCGCTGCTACGCCGAGGCGCACGGCTCCATCATCATGCTGACGGATGCTGACTGCCGACTCGTGGACGAGGCGTTCCTCCGGCTGCTGGCACCGATCCTCCAGGGCGAGGCCGAGGTTGCCACCGGTCTCTCTGAGCCGGGCGAGGAGGAGCGGCGGGCCGGGCTGGTGCACTACCAGTGGCTCATCGACCGCTGGTGGCACCATCAGCTGCCGCGGGAGGGCGATGGCCTCCACGGGCGCAACTGCGCGCTGACCCGCGCCGTGCTCGACCGTGTCGGCGCGTTCGAGACCCACGTGCCAACCGGCACGGACTACCACCTGTCGCAGTCGTTGCGGCAGGCCGGCTACCGCATCCGCGTCGTGCATGACAGCCGCGTCGTCTCGGAGTACCCGGCCGAGGCCGCTGGCTACCTCCGCATGTACGAACGCTGGCACAAGAACCTGTTGATCCTCGGGCCGCGCTTCGGGGCCTGGATGGACGTGCGACGCGTCCTGACGGCCTTCGGGCTGTACGGCACGATGGTTGCCCTGCCGTTTGCCGCGCCGCTGGTCGGCCGCATCGCCCCGGCCGCCTCAGGCGTGCTGCTCGCGACGGCCCTGCTCCAGCGCCTCGCGCGGGCGAGCGCCGGCGCCCGACTGGCCGGGGAGCCCATCTCGTCGTCCCTGGTGCTGCAAGCCGCCCAGGCCACCGTTCTCGATATCACCGCCGTGTTCCTTGCGATGTACGCGACCCTCGATCCGCGACGACGAGGTCGCTGGTAG
- a CDS encoding glycosyltransferase gives MAVSQRPTEQLGGPEPSTQPTQGAAAPERRPIRKPRYLMISSEVRRDLQQPLTYFKNLEIIHLYRSAPWNDMRDEDFNKRTIRFQWPWDLYWTISRAKPDIIQGPDPLSILMLPFLVTALVYLWLHPKVKLVTLSLEPIPLHKKYHWLVVPPYWAILALWWRRASVIFWLDTKSRDNMIRYSAPKHRLVYMLYGCWGIDVERFRPEGQAVPIATTDPVVLFAGRITPEKGLDYLFDAIRMVRDRGLGVHLALCGAGPQEQELRDKAERLGITKHVTWFGNIKHADLDRYMRAADIFALPSTTTKLWIQQLSTAAWHAMASGLPVIATQTGCLDEFTPPEAGILVPERNAQALADAIADLVSNTEKREAMSKGARAYAETRFDDRKNVATAEEAILRWCR, from the coding sequence ATGGCCGTCAGCCAGCGACCGACCGAGCAGCTCGGCGGACCCGAGCCGAGCACGCAGCCAACCCAGGGCGCGGCAGCTCCGGAGCGGCGTCCGATCCGCAAGCCGCGCTACCTGATGATCAGCAGCGAGGTGCGCCGCGATCTCCAGCAGCCGCTCACCTACTTCAAGAACCTGGAGATCATCCACCTCTACCGCAGCGCGCCCTGGAACGACATGCGGGATGAGGACTTCAACAAGCGCACGATCCGCTTCCAGTGGCCCTGGGATCTGTACTGGACGATCTCCCGGGCGAAGCCGGACATCATCCAGGGGCCGGACCCGCTCTCGATCTTGATGCTGCCGTTCCTGGTGACCGCGCTGGTCTACCTCTGGCTCCATCCGAAGGTCAAGCTCGTCACCCTCAGCCTCGAGCCGATCCCCCTCCACAAGAAGTACCACTGGCTCGTCGTGCCGCCCTACTGGGCGATCCTGGCGCTCTGGTGGCGGCGGGCCTCGGTCATCTTCTGGCTCGACACGAAGTCCCGCGACAACATGATCCGCTACAGTGCGCCGAAGCACCGCCTGGTCTACATGCTGTACGGCTGCTGGGGCATCGACGTCGAGCGCTTCCGCCCCGAAGGCCAGGCCGTCCCCATCGCGACCACCGATCCCGTCGTCCTCTTCGCCGGGCGGATCACACCAGAGAAGGGCCTGGATTACCTCTTCGATGCCATCAGGATGGTCCGCGACCGAGGCCTGGGCGTCCACCTGGCGCTGTGCGGGGCTGGCCCGCAGGAGCAGGAGCTACGAGACAAAGCCGAGCGGCTGGGCATCACGAAGCACGTCACCTGGTTCGGCAACATCAAGCACGCGGACCTCGACCGCTACATGCGGGCCGCCGACATCTTCGCACTGCCGAGCACCACCACGAAGCTCTGGATTCAGCAGCTCAGCACGGCGGCGTGGCACGCCATGGCCTCCGGACTGCCGGTCATCGCCACACAGACCGGCTGCCTCGACGAGTTCACGCCGCCGGAGGCCGGCATCCTGGTGCCCGAGCGCAACGCCCAGGCCCTGGCCGATGCCATCGCGGACCTCGTCTCGAACACCGAGAAGCGCGAGGCCATGTCGAAGGGGGCGCGGGCGTACGCCGAGACGCGCTTCGACGACCGCAAGAACGTCGCCACCGCCGAGGAGGCGATCCTCCGCTGGTGCAGATAG